Proteins encoded by one window of Arachis hypogaea cultivar Tifrunner chromosome 1, arahy.Tifrunner.gnm2.J5K5, whole genome shotgun sequence:
- the LOC112701706 gene encoding probable galactinol--sucrose galactosyltransferase 6 codes for MIGVCLTRKPIRRSMLTMVFNPSFYSSSSLTINNAKSPTLSPHPHTFFSTSTPSHRHHYFRHKSNTLLLHPTRITASSSYPFSPIRTHTHSSSFKTRYQEAEVEEMTIKPAVRVSDRNLIVKDRTILTGVPENVIETSASSSGPVDGVFLGAQFDQNDSSHVVSIGTFRDIRFMACFRFKLWWMAQKMGDKGRDIPLETQFLLVETKDGSHLESDDGDENNQIVYTVFLPLIEGSFRACLQGNDRDELELCIESGDSDTKASSFSHALFISAGTDPFAIVHDAFKAVKNHLNTFRMRHEKKLPGIVDFFGWCTWDAFYQEVTQEGVEAGIQSLAAGGAPPKFVIIDDGWQSVGGDSHEAANSSVKRLTGIKENEKFQNKEDPKLGIKSIVDIAKKQHGLKYVYVWHAITGYWGGVRPGVKEMEEYGSVMKYPMVSKGVVENEPTWKTDAMAVHGLGLVNPKNVFTFYDQLHSYLASAGIDGVKVDVQCILETLGAGLGGRVELTRQYHQALDASIARNFPDNGCIACMSHNTDALYCSKQTAVVRASDDFYPRDPISHTIHIASVAYNSIFLGEIMQPDWDMFHSQHPAAEYHGSARAISGGPIYVSDAPGKHNFDLLRKMVLPDGSVLRARLPGRPTKDCLFTDPARDGVSLLKIWNMNKCGGVLGVYNCQGAAWSTVERKNAFHQTTSDAITGYVRGRDVHLISEAAAAAGDAEWNGDCALYRHRSKQLVVLPYNVALPVSLKVLEHDVFVVMPVKVLASGYSFAPLGLIEMFNAGGAIEELAYEVKGGDGGLVGVVRMEVKGCGKFGAYSSTKPKRCVLGTNAVDFEYDSDSGLVTFNIDHLPKEGQSTHHVVVEL; via the exons ATGATTGGCGTTTGTCTGACGAGAAAGCCAATCAGAAGAAGCATGTTAACAATGGTGTTCAATCCATCATTCTATAGTTCTTCCTCCCTTACTATAAATAACGCCAAATCCCCAACTCTTTCTCCACATCCACACACATTCTTCTCAACAAGCACTCCTTCTCATCGTCACCATTATTTCAGGCACAAATCTAATACTCTCCTCCTTCATCCAACAAGAATAACAGCATCATCATCTTATCCTTTTTCGCCAATTAGAACACACAcacattcttcttcttttaag ACAAGGTACCAGGAAGCAGAGGTAGAGGAAATGACGATCAAACCGGCGGTTCGGGTTTCGGACCGGAACCTGATAGTGAAGGACCGGACCATTCTCACGGGGGTACCGGAAAACGTCATTGAGACGTCAGCGTCGTCGTCCGGCCCCGTGGATGGAGTGTTCCTTGGAGCGCAATTCGATCAAAACGACAGCAGCCATGTCGTTTCGATCGGCACCTTTAGGGACATTCGTTTCATGGCGTGCTTCCGCTTCAAGCTATGGTGGATGGCTCAGAAGATGGGAGACAAAGGAAGAGACATTCCATTGGAAACTCAGTTCCTTCTCGTTGAGACCAAGGACGGTTCCCACCTCGAATCCGACGACGGCGACGAGAATAACCAGATCGTCTACACCGTCTTCCTCCCTCTCATTGAAGGAAGCTTCAGAGCGTGCCTTCAAGGCAACGACCGCGACGAGCTCGAGCTTTGCATCGAGAGCGGCGATTCCGACACGAAGGCGTCGTCGTTTAGCCACGCGCTCTTCATCAGTGCCGGCACCGACCCCTTCGCCATCGTCCACGACGCATTCAAGGCCGTGAAGAATCACCTGAATACTTTCCGCATGCGCCACGAGAAGAAGCTTCCAGGAATCGTGGATTTCTTCGGGTGGTGCACGTGGGACGCTTTCTACCAGGAGGTGACGCAGGAAGGCGTGGAGGCCGGGATCCAGTCCCTGGCGGCGGGAGGTGCGCCGCCGAAGTTCGTTATCATCGACGACGGGTGGCAGTCCGTGGGAGGTGACTCGCATGAGGCGGCAAACTCATCGGTGAAGAGGCTGACAGGAATCAAAGAGAACGAAAAGTTTCAGAACAAAGAAGATCCGAAATTAGGGATCAAGAGCATTGTGGATATCGCCAAGAAGCAGCACGGGCTCAAATACGTTTACGTTTGGCACGCTATTACTGGTTACTGGGGCGGAGTCAGGCCCGGTGTGAAGGAGATGGAGGAGTACGGGTCCGTCATGAAGTATCCGATGGTGTCCAAAGGTGTGGTGGAGAACGAGCCCACGTGGAAGACTGATGCCATGGCCGTACACGGCTTGGGCCTGGTCAACCCCAAGAACGTCTTTACTTTCTATGACCAGTTGCACAGTTATCTGGCGTCTGCGGGTATTGACGGCGTTAAGGTGGACGTGCAGTGCATATTAGAAACCCTTGGCGCGGGCCTGGGCGGAAGGGTTGAGCTCACTAGACAATACCATCAGGCCCTGGACGCTTCAATCGCCAGAAACTTCCCTGACAATGGATGCATCGCCTGCATGAGCCACAATACTGATGCGCTCTACTG CTCGAAACAGACGGCAGTGGTGAGGGCTTCGGATGATTTCTACCCGCGGGATCCGATTTCGCATACCATACACATTGCGTCTGTGGCGTACAATAGCATCTTCCTTGGAGAGATTATGCAGCCAGATTGGGACATGTTCCACTCTCAACATCCTGCAGCTGAGTATCATGGCTCGGCCCGGGCCATAAGCGGTGGGCCCATTTATGTTAGTGACGCTCCTGGAAAGCACAACTTTGACCTCTTGAGAAAGATGGTGTTGCCAGATGGATCTGTGTTGCGGGCCCGTCTACCTGGAAGGCCCACCAAAGACTGCTTGTTCACGGACCCGGCCCGTGATGGGGTAAGCCTGCTGAAGATATGGAACATGAACAAGTGCGGTGGGGTGCTTGGAGTGTATAACTGCCAGGGAGCAGCATGGAGCACCGTAGAGAGGAAGAACGCGTTCCACCAAACAACGTCCGATGCCATCACTGGATATGTTAGAGGCCGTGATGTCCACCTTATCTCGGAGGCTGCTGCCGCCGCTGGTGACGCCGAGTGGAATGGTGATTGCGCCCTCTATCGCCACCGCTCCAAGCAGCTGGTGGTGCTTCCTTACAATGTGGCTCTGCCAGTATCCCTGAAGGTGTTGGAACACGACGTGTTTGTTGTAATGCCTGTGAAGGTTTTGGCTTCTGGGTACAGTTTTGCTCCTCTTGGGCTCATTGAAATGTTCAATGCGGGAGGGGCCATTGAGGAACTGGCCTATGAGGTGAAAGGCGGAGACGGTGGGTTGGTTGGGGTGGTTCGGATGGAGGTTAAAGGGTGTGGCAAGTTTGGGGCTTATTCGTCGACCAAACCAAAGAGGTGCGTGTTGGGAACAAATGCTGTGGATTTCGAGTATGACAGTGATTCTGGGTTGGTGACTTTCAACATTGATCATTTGCCAAAGGAGGGACAAAGCACTCACCATGTTGTGGTGGAGCTATGA